A DNA window from Gillisia sp. Hel1_33_143 contains the following coding sequences:
- a CDS encoding lysophospholipid acyltransferase family protein yields MGLFKRNPFGHILLIKKWLIRIFGLLTHRRYRGFNELKIEGSEIIKNLPHNNVLFVSNHQTYFADVVAMFHVFNASLSGRVDSIKNVGYIWQPKLNVYYVAAKETMQAGLLTRIMAYAGAISVERTWRAKGQEVQREVNLNDTQSIGIALEDGWVITFPQGTTKPFKPIRKGTAHIIKQYKPIVIPVVIDGFRRSFDKKGLRIKKRGILQSFQIKEPLDIDYDNESVEEIVKKLEYAIEQHTSFLKVIPTEELDAIEKLNEQRSWEQY; encoded by the coding sequence ATGGGACTATTTAAAAGAAATCCATTTGGACATATCTTATTAATAAAGAAGTGGCTAATTAGAATTTTTGGCTTGCTAACCCATAGAAGATACCGTGGGTTTAATGAACTTAAGATAGAAGGGTCTGAGATCATTAAAAATTTACCTCATAATAATGTTCTTTTCGTTTCCAATCATCAAACCTATTTCGCAGATGTGGTAGCAATGTTTCATGTATTCAATGCCAGTCTAAGTGGGAGGGTAGATTCTATTAAAAACGTTGGTTATATCTGGCAACCTAAATTAAATGTATATTATGTTGCAGCTAAAGAAACGATGCAAGCCGGACTTCTTACTAGAATTATGGCCTATGCTGGTGCTATTTCTGTAGAAAGAACGTGGCGAGCTAAGGGTCAGGAAGTACAGCGAGAAGTAAATCTTAATGATACCCAAAGTATAGGTATAGCTTTAGAAGATGGATGGGTGATTACTTTTCCTCAAGGTACAACCAAACCCTTTAAACCCATTAGAAAAGGAACGGCACATATAATAAAGCAATATAAACCTATCGTAATTCCGGTAGTGATAGATGGATTTAGAAGATCATTTGATAAAAAAGGTTTAAGAATCAAAAAGCGAGGAATTCTACAATCTTTTCAGATCAAAGAACCCTTAGATATAGATTATGATAATGAATCTGTGGAAGAGATTGTAAAAAAACTAGAGTATGCTATAGAGCAACACACCTCCTTTTTAAAGGTTATTCCAACAGAAGAATTAGATGCTATAGAGAAACTTAATGAGCAAAGAAGCTGGGAACAGTATTAA
- a CDS encoding RNA polymerase sigma factor, which produces MDKELEHQFVSNLEMHQNIVHKICRIYTNDQAAHNDLFQEITIQLWKAYPKFRGEAKFSTWMYRVALNTAITLYRKKKRSIQTQDYDTVHFRIQAQEYDPQEEQQLKLMYNAVKELNDIDKALVFLYLEDKNYKEISDTLGISEVNARVKMNRVKTKLKKILNP; this is translated from the coding sequence GTGGACAAGGAACTTGAACATCAATTTGTATCGAACTTAGAAATGCACCAGAACATAGTGCATAAGATCTGTCGTATTTATACAAATGATCAGGCTGCACACAATGATCTCTTTCAGGAAATTACCATACAACTTTGGAAAGCCTACCCTAAATTTAGAGGAGAAGCTAAATTTAGCACCTGGATGTATAGAGTAGCGCTTAATACAGCAATTACTCTTTATAGAAAGAAGAAAAGAAGTATTCAAACGCAAGATTATGATACGGTTCATTTTAGAATTCAGGCGCAGGAATATGATCCGCAAGAAGAACAGCAATTAAAATTAATGTATAACGCTGTAAAGGAACTTAATGATATAGATAAGGCACTGGTTTTTTTATATCTAGAAGATAAAAACTATAAAGAAATCTCAGACACATTAGGAATTAGTGAAGTGAATGCAAGAGTGAAAATGAATAGAGTGAAAACTAAACTAAAGAAAATATTAAATCCGTAG